In the Hordeum vulgare subsp. vulgare chromosome 7H, MorexV3_pseudomolecules_assembly, whole genome shotgun sequence genome, one interval contains:
- the LOC123412589 gene encoding uncharacterized protein LOC123412589: protein MAVAGRKMRLALPVIVAVLLLLAALGEARPLGGADWAAAGGTPLPGASTTMAQALRRLYTQRLGGPGASCTTNSPNIPCPP, encoded by the coding sequence ATGGCCGTCGCGGGGAGGAAGATGAGGCTCGCGCTGCCGGTGATCGTGGCGGTGCTGCTGCTTCTGGCGGCGCTCGGCGAGGCGCGGCCGTTGGGCGGCGCCGACTGGGCGGCCGCCGGAGGGACCCCGCTGCCGGGCGCGTCGACGACCATGGCCCAGGCGCTCCGAAGGCTGTACACGCAGCGGCTGGGCGGGCCGGGCGCCTCCTGCACCACCAACAGCCCCAACATCCCCTGCCCGCCATAG